One genomic window of Punica granatum isolate Tunisia-2019 chromosome 1, ASM765513v2, whole genome shotgun sequence includes the following:
- the LOC116193110 gene encoding gibberellin 2-beta-dioxygenase 1 yields MCFRVQSNTISFPAAKTQRDHYQQTSKLLPQEQNRAMVVVSNPAMQHLSPYILSPNAGLPAQPQIPLIDLSQPDAKHLIVKACEEFGFFKVVNHGVPLEFISHLESEAVSFFSLPQTEKEKAGPAGPFGYGNKNIGRNGDVGWVEYLLLKTDPRFNFHKLPSGFGKNPEKFRSALKDYISAVRKMACEILELIADGLKIQQRNVLSKLLMDEQSDSVFRLNHYPPRPELNEAPVNGGGERNLIGFGEHTDPQIISVLRSNNTSGLQISTRDGSWISVPPDQTSFFINVGDSLQVMTNGRFKSVKHRVLANGSKSRVSMIYFGGPPLSEKIVPLPSLMKGKESLYKEFTWFEYKKSAYNTRLSDNRLAHFQRIAAS; encoded by the exons ATGTGCTTCCGTGTACAAAGCAATACCATTTCTTTTCCCGCAGCAAAAACACAGAGAGACCATTACCAGCAGACATCAAAGCTTCTCCCGCAGGAACAGAACAGAGCAATGGTTGTGGTGTCCAACCCGGCAATGCAGCACTTATCCCCTTACATCCTCAGCCCCAACGCCGGCCTGCCCGCCCAGCCCCAAATCCCCCTCATCGACCTCTCGCAGCCCGACGCTAAGCACCTCATCGTCAAGGCCTGCGAGGAGTTCGGGTTCTTCAAGGTCGTCAACCACGGCGTCCCGCTCGAGTTCATCTCCCACCTTGAGTCCGAGGCCGTCAGCTTCTTCTCCCTGCCCCAGACCGAGAAGGAGAAGGCCGGCCCCGCCGGCCCCTTCGGCTACGGCAACAAGAACATCGGCCGCAATGGCGATGTGGGGTGGGTCGAGTACCTCCTCCTCAAGACCGACCCTCGCTTCAATTTCCACAAGCtcccctcgggcttcggcaaGAACCCGGAAAAGTTCCG CTCTGCCTTGAAGGATTACATATCGGCGGTACGGAAGATGGCATGCGAGATTCTCGAGCTCATAGCCGACGGGCTGAAGATTCAGCAGAGGAATGTGCTGAGCAAGCTCCTGATGGACGAGCAGAGCGACTCTGTTTTCCGCCTCAATCACTACCCTCCCCGCCCGGAGCTCAACGAAGCTCCCGTCAATGGTGGCGGCGAGAGGAACCTGATCGGTTTCGGTGAGCACACCGACCCTCAGATCATCTCCGTTCTCCGATCAAACAACACGTCCGGCCTCCAAATATCTACCAGAGACGGGAGTTGGATCTCCGTTCCGCCCGACCAGACCTCCTTCTTCATCAACGTCGGTGACTCTCTACAG GTGATGACCAATGGGAGGTTCAAAAGCGTGAAGCACCGAGTCCTGGCCAACGGCTCGAAGTCCCGAGTCTCGATGATTTACTTCGGGGGGCCGCCACTGAGCGAGAAGATCGTCCCCCTGCCCTCCCTCATGAAGGGCAAGGAGAGCCTGTACAAGGAGTTCACCTGGTTCGAGTACAAGAAATCTGCATACAACACGAGGCTCTCCGACAACAGGCTCGCGCACTTCCAAAGGATAGCGGCTTCATAG
- the LOC116213423 gene encoding cationic amino acid transporter 8, vacuolar-like: MESLEAKQAAEERRSYWRWSKEDFFPEQSFENLASYRTAFSQTGYRLKERFLSRSTQEMEMVSARRESEHEMKRCLNWWDLVWLCFGSVVGSGIFVITGQEAHDNAGPAIILSYAISGLSALLSVFCYTEFSVEIPVAGGSFSFLRIELGDFVAFITAGNILLEAIVGAAGLGRAWTSYFTSMFNNNPDFLRIYVPGLPEGFNMLDPLGMVVIWIANSIAIYGTRQASTLNWIGSVVSAGLIVFITVVAFTHANTSNLVPFFPFGAGGVFRAAAVVYWSYTGFDMVATLAEETKKPSRDIPIGLAGSMSLITVVYCIMCLALTMMVKYTEIDRNAAYSVAFASIGMNWAKYIVSLCALKGMTSSLLVNAMGQARYMTQIARAHMIPPWFSLVHPKTGTPIYATLLVAVFSSIAAFFSSLDVLSTVLSFSTLFIFMLMAVALLVRRYYDRDSTPTNQLNKLIACLVVIITSCIGGTAVWNGKNGRWPGYVIACSCWFLGTLGLQLLPKQRAPKKWGIPLVPWLPSLSIGMNLFLLGSLGPEALWRFLICTVVMILYYLLVGVHATYDVAHPTPPESKAEARM; the protein is encoded by the exons ATGGAATCACTGGAGGCCAAGCAGGCGGCGGAGGAGAGGAGGAGCTACTGGAGATGGAGCAAGGAGGACTTCTTCCCGGAGCAGTCGTTCGAGAACCTCGCCTCTTACAGGACCGCCTTCTCCCAGACCGGTTACCGCCTCAAGGAGCGGTTCCTCAGCCGCTCCACCCAGGAGATGGAGATGGTGTCGGCCCGGCGGGAGAGCGAGCATGAGATGAAGCGCTGCCTCAACTGGTGGGACCTCGTCTGGCTCTGCTTCGGCTCCGTTGTCGGCTCCGGCATCTTCGTCATCACCGGCCAGGAGGCCCACGACAATGCCGGCCCTGCCATCATCCTCTCCTACGCCATTTCCG GTCTATCTGCACTACTCTCCGTATTCTGTTACACTGAATTCTCCGTAGAAATCCCGGTTGCTGGGGGCTCTTTCTCGTTCCTTCGGATCGAGCTTGGCGATTTTGTTGCCTTCATAACGGCAGGTAACATCCTGTTGGAGGCAATAGTGGGGGCTGCGGGGTTAGGCAGGGCTTGGACGTCCTACTTCACGAGCATGTTCAATAACAATCCCGATTTCTTGAGAATCTACGTGCCGGGGCTACCGGAAGGTTTCAATATGCTTGACCCTTTGGGTATGGTGGTCATCTGGATCGCTAACAGCATCGCAATTTACGGAACACGGCAGGCCTCCACTCTGAATTGGATCGGTTCCGTGGTAAGTGCTGGACTCATTGTGTTCATCACAGTAGTAGCATTCACGCACGCAAATACATCAAATTTGGTTCCATTCTTTCCTTTTGGAGCTGGTGGAGTCTTTCGGGCTGCGGCTGTTGTGTACTGGTCATACACGGGCTTCGACATGGTGGCAACCTTGGCCGAGGAGACAAAGAAGCCCTCGAGAGACATACCCATTGGGCTCGCAGGGTCTATGTCTCTGATCACAGTGGTTTACTGTATAATGTGTCTAGCACTGACCATGATGGTGAAATATACGGAGATAGATCGGAACGCCGCCTATTCGGTTGCCTTTGCCAGCATAGGGATGAATTGGGCCAAGTACATTGTCAGCCTGTGTGCGCTTAAGGGAATGACTTCGAGCCTGCTCGTCAATGCTATGGGCCAAGCCCGGTACATGACGCAGATCGCAAGGGCCCACATGATCCCGCCGTGGTTCTCTCTTGTACACCCAAAAACCGGGACTCCGATATATGCCACTCTACTGGTAGCAGTTTTCAGCAGCATCGCGGCCTTCTTCTCTAGCCTTGATGTTCTCTCGACTGTCTTATCATTCAGTACGCTGTTCATCTTTATGCTCATGGCCGTTGCCTTGCTCGTGAGGAGATACTATGATAGGGATTCCACTCCGACAAATCAACTTAACAAGCTTATAGCTTGTCTGGTCGTCATCATCACTTCATGCATCGGAGGGACCGCAGTTTGGAATGGGAAAAACGGGCGGTGGCCAGGTTACGTGATCGCGTGCTCATGTTGGTTCCTAGGGACTCTAGGCTTACAGCTGCTACCAAAGCAGCGAGCGCCCAAAAAGTGGGGTATTCCTTTGGTCCCGTGGCTACCCTCTCTGTCAATAGGGATGAACCTGTTTCTCCTCGGTTCACTGGGCCCCGAGGCCCTCTGGAGGTTCCTTATCTGCACTGTGGTGATGATATTATACTACCTATTAGTCGGGGTCCATGCAACATATGACGTGGCCCACCCGACCCCTCCAGAATCGAAAGCAGAAGCAAGGATGTGA
- the LOC116192942 gene encoding cationic amino acid transporter 8, vacuolar-like: MESPESKQAAGRSYWRWSKEDFFPEQSFENLASYKAALSQTGHRLKDRFLSRSTQEMEMVELRRQSENEMKRCLNWWDLVWLCFGSVVGSGIFVITGQEAHDNAGPAIILSYAISGLSALLSVFCYTEFSVEIPVAGGSFSFLRIELGDFVAFITAGNILLEAIVGAAGLGRSWTSYLTSMFNNNTDFLRIDATGLPEGFNLLDPIAVVVLWIANSIAMYGTRQSSVLNWIASVVSAGLIVFIIVVAFTHANTSNLVPFFPFGAGGVFRAAAVVYWSYTGFDMVATLAEETKKPSRDIPIGLAGSMSLITVVYCLMCLALTMMVKYTEIDRNAAFSVAFAGIGMNWAKYVVSLCALKGMTSSLLVGALGQARYMTQIARAHMIPPWFSLVHPKTGTPIYATLLVTVLSSVTAFFSSLDVLSSVLSFSTLFIFMLMAIALLTRRYYVKDSTPTNHLSKFLACVIVIIASCIGGTAVWNLKNGWWPGYVMACSFWFLGTLGLQLLPKQRTPKKWGIPFVPWLPSLSIGMNLFLLGSLGTEAFWRFLICTAVMILYYIFVGVHATYDVTHSTAPDSRAEAGL; encoded by the exons ATGGAATCACCGGAGTCAAAGCAGGCGGCGGGGAGAAGCTACTGGAGATGGAGCAAGGAGGATTTCTTCCCGGAGCAGTCATTCGAGAACCTCGCATCCTACAAGGCCGCCTTATCCCAGACCGGCCACCGCCTCAAGGACCGGTTCCTCAGTCGCTCCACCCAGGAGATGGAGATGGTGGAGCTCCGGCGGCAGAGCGAGAACGAGATGAAGCGCTGCCTCAACTGGTGGGACCTGGTCTGGCTCTGCTTCGGCTCCGTCGTCGGCTCCGGTATCTTCGTCATCACCGGCCAGGAGGCCCACGACAATGCCGGCCCCGCCATCATCCTCTCCTACGCCATTTCCG GTTTATCTGCATTGCTCTCTGTGTTTTGTTACACCGAATTTTCAGTTGAAATCCCGGTTGCTGGGGGTTCTTTCTCATTCCTCCGGATCGAGCTGGGCGATTTTGTCGCCTTCATAACTGCAGGTAACATCCTGTTGGAGGCCATAGTGGGTGCTGCTGGGTTAGGCAGGTCCTGGACGTCCTACTTAACGAGCATGTTCAATAACAACACCGATTTCTTGAGAATCGATGCGACGGGGCTACCGGAAGGTTTCAATCTGCTTGACCCTATCGCTGTGGTCGTTCTCTGGATTGCTAACAGCATTGCGATGTACGGAACACGACAGTCCTCTGTTCTTAATTGGATCGCTTCCGTGGTCAGTGCTGGGCTCATTGTGTTCATCATAGTAGTAGCATTCACGCATGCAAATACATCGAATTTGGTTCCATTCTTTCCTTTCGGAGCTGGTGGAGTCTTTCGAGCTGCAGCTGTTGTGTACTGGTCTTACACGGGCTTCGACATGGTAGCAACTTTGGCCGAGGAGACAAAGAAGCCATCAAGAGACATACCCATCGGGCTCGCAGGATCTATGTCTCTGATCACTGTGGTCTACTGTCTCATGTGTTTGGCTCTGACCATGATGGTGAAATATACTGAGATAGATAGGAATGCTGCCTTTTCGGTTGCCTTCGCTGGCATAGGGATGAATTGGGCCAAGTATGTTGTCAGCCTGTGTGCACTCAAGGGAATGACTTCGAGCTTGCTTGTCGGGGCTCTGGGCCAAGCACGGTATATGACACAGATTGCAAGGGCCCACATGATCCCACCTTGGTTTTCTCTTGTGCACCCAAAAACCGGGACTCCGATATACGCCACTCTACTGGTGACAGTTCTCAGCAGCGTCACAGCCTTCTTCTCAAGCCTCGATGTTCTCTCGAGTGTCTTATCCTTCAGTACTCTGTTCATCTTCATGCTCATGGCCATTGCTCTGCTCACCAGGAGATACTATGTCAAAGATTCTACTCCGACAAATCATCTCAGCAAGTTTTTAGCTTGTGTGATCGTCATAATTGCATCGTGCATCGGAGGGACTGCAGTTTGGAACCTGAAAAACGGGTGGTGGCCAGGTTACGTGATGGCATGCTCCTTTTGGTTCCTAGGGACACTAGGCTTACAGCTGCTCCCGAAGCAGCGGACCCCCAAGAAGTGGGGTATCCCCTTCGTCCCGTGGCTTCCGTCTCTGTCGATCGGGATGAACCTGTTTCTTCTCGGTTCACTGGGCACCGAAGCATTCTGGAGGTTCCTTATCTGCACTGCAGTGATGATACTATACTACATTTTTGTCGGGGTCCATGCAACTTATGACGTGACCCACTCGACTGCTCCCGATTCAAGAGCAGAAGCAGGGTTGTGA